Proteins from a single region of Sporosarcina sp. P33:
- a CDS encoding flagellin, which translates to MIIKNGSFGLQRNMNQANERLEKSMAKLSSGKRITSAAVDASGLAISEKLRALQRGSRQALQNVQDAQSLAQTADAAMQELTDVVQRIRELTIQAMNGTNTDVQFDSDSVDTLIIQNEVDELKKNLRDIVHKTEFNTHKLLTNTVPGEYVYADRSVSVDRSARTVPVSGNAVFGGNTAKIEPSSYTKQVNIGSDSRTVEEVTASYPPVNGKVTTVMDQKPRWSADGETILFQSTRDGQRYSVPANGSVDPRVDADTSEAATRKEAGDYRLEMVNSSLQLQKRSGSNWTVERSYTNYNIADGLHGYNFAPTADSDGKWSFAFSDSDGNISKVVINTQNGSISSPVSVIPNTDKLNLPPINNTISLGGTPDLYRMNEGDASLVVHKVTDSGSQQLTYWDETGTAPVSGYYTVNGSQITFHEDAKIGFDPNSEDDAQDYYTFRFVRGNSAAIHSETIPSQAQLYNVNGEPGPMSLRIQIDGKGTIAREHYLADRPADPENTTGVYIDKATGKAEFYGDLRPAHNETVRITYVPDSDSDRGVQTYVLPAEIDIYNLNSLDPTLPKSLEVYAGGRKIAYDASMTDGYTYDPATRRISLYGNSRPDVSIGEKIHYKYIADYSSTNTNEVVYGIPLGSAKPEVFNLGDADAPNSIRVFRGEEEINYSDTDGFQYNAITNTIELFGNSRPNVEDKYFVRMVTVLEDPVKHDDMLEIPLFDKPVLYQPDSLGIPEMLNVTIAGKVITYDETKQDGYFYNKQTNAVEIYGNSRPDAKDSTLLLPKISVTFVTESGLVNLYNNSYDIPLGAGASSYGIEGEGNVKGLKVFKDTVEIPYDAEDGYTINPETNLVSLHGSYRPTAKTAPNSIRVYSVPESSLSATVPEGSTVHKVSIGITEILPAVDENGHGYLFENGKVKLIGDARPDAVFGRPSYAMEVIYTEPLSMDLPVNPLLTDDTAYCDHETGSALPDAEVVPDSQVIRLNGQVLTPDQYNISDSRVTLINSEVTLAVGSNTISADYQIRQGIHYADNSYTFQVGGNSGNQQVLNIASFDNMLVDMSAVCVRTAEHAAKGLEIIDRSMNFILGELGNIGAAENSLTHIAANLRIGEESMTAALSRIEDLDVAKELMNSTKLQMLTQVGQTLAGHDKQRREGILGLLK; encoded by the coding sequence ATGATCATCAAAAACGGATCGTTTGGTTTGCAACGTAATATGAATCAGGCGAATGAACGTCTAGAGAAGTCAATGGCGAAGCTGTCTAGTGGTAAGCGGATTACGTCTGCAGCGGTAGATGCTTCGGGTCTGGCCATCAGTGAGAAGTTGCGGGCACTGCAGCGTGGGTCCCGTCAGGCGCTTCAGAATGTGCAGGATGCGCAGTCGCTTGCGCAGACGGCAGATGCGGCTATGCAGGAGCTGACGGATGTCGTGCAGCGGATTCGGGAGCTGACGATTCAGGCGATGAACGGGACGAATACGGATGTGCAATTTGATTCTGATTCGGTGGATACGCTTATTATTCAGAATGAAGTCGATGAATTGAAGAAGAATTTGCGGGATATTGTACATAAGACGGAGTTCAATACGCATAAATTACTGACGAATACGGTACCGGGGGAGTATGTATATGCGGACCGCAGTGTGTCGGTGGATCGTTCAGCCCGTACGGTGCCAGTCAGTGGAAACGCAGTGTTTGGAGGCAATACTGCAAAAATAGAGCCGAGTTCGTATACAAAACAGGTCAATATTGGATCGGATTCACGGACAGTGGAAGAAGTGACTGCATCTTACCCACCTGTCAACGGAAAAGTGACGACTGTGATGGATCAAAAACCCAGGTGGTCGGCAGACGGTGAGACTATTTTGTTTCAATCCACACGGGATGGACAGCGATACAGTGTGCCTGCAAACGGCAGTGTCGATCCTAGAGTGGATGCTGATACTTCCGAAGCCGCCACTCGCAAAGAAGCGGGGGATTATCGACTGGAAATGGTTAATTCCAGCTTACAGTTGCAGAAGCGGTCGGGAAGCAATTGGACTGTGGAGCGATCCTATACGAATTATAATATAGCGGACGGTCTTCACGGCTATAATTTTGCGCCTACAGCAGATTCAGATGGGAAATGGTCATTTGCATTTTCCGATTCGGACGGCAATATATCTAAAGTAGTGATTAATACGCAAAACGGTTCGATCAGTTCGCCGGTATCTGTGATTCCGAACACGGATAAACTGAATCTGCCCCCTATAAATAATACGATATCTCTTGGTGGCACACCTGATCTTTACCGGATGAATGAGGGAGATGCTTCGCTTGTCGTGCACAAAGTGACAGACAGCGGTTCACAGCAGCTAACGTACTGGGATGAAACAGGGACAGCACCGGTGTCTGGTTATTATACGGTAAACGGCAGTCAGATAACATTTCATGAGGATGCGAAGATCGGATTTGATCCGAATAGTGAAGATGATGCCCAGGATTACTATACGTTCCGATTTGTAAGAGGGAACAGTGCAGCAATTCATTCGGAGACGATTCCTTCGCAAGCCCAGTTGTATAATGTGAACGGTGAGCCGGGACCGATGTCTTTGAGAATCCAGATAGATGGGAAGGGTACGATTGCCAGGGAACATTATTTGGCTGATCGGCCTGCTGATCCAGAGAACACGACGGGCGTGTACATAGACAAAGCGACGGGAAAGGCAGAGTTTTACGGTGATTTACGTCCTGCCCACAATGAAACTGTCCGTATTACGTATGTACCAGACAGCGACAGTGACCGCGGTGTTCAGACGTACGTCCTGCCGGCTGAAATTGATATATACAACCTGAATTCTTTGGATCCAACACTGCCGAAGTCATTGGAAGTGTATGCGGGTGGACGGAAGATTGCTTATGATGCATCGATGACTGACGGCTATACGTATGACCCTGCGACACGCCGAATCAGTCTCTACGGTAATAGCCGCCCCGATGTGTCAATCGGTGAGAAAATCCATTATAAATACATTGCGGATTATAGCAGCACCAACACCAACGAAGTAGTGTATGGTATTCCGCTTGGATCAGCGAAGCCGGAAGTGTTTAATCTTGGGGACGCCGATGCGCCGAATTCAATTCGTGTGTTCCGAGGAGAAGAGGAAATAAACTACTCCGACACTGATGGCTTTCAGTATAATGCGATAACGAATACGATTGAGCTGTTCGGCAACAGCCGACCGAATGTCGAGGATAAATACTTTGTTCGAATGGTGACAGTGCTAGAAGATCCAGTGAAACACGATGACATGCTGGAGATTCCGCTGTTCGACAAACCTGTATTGTATCAACCTGACAGTCTAGGCATTCCAGAGATGCTGAACGTCACCATCGCTGGGAAAGTAATCACCTATGATGAAACAAAACAGGATGGCTACTTTTACAATAAGCAAACGAATGCGGTAGAAATATACGGTAACAGCCGCCCGGACGCGAAAGATTCTACATTGTTGTTGCCGAAGATTTCCGTGACGTTTGTGACGGAATCAGGACTAGTCAACCTATATAATAACTCCTATGATATTCCGCTCGGTGCGGGTGCTTCTTCTTATGGAATTGAAGGGGAAGGCAATGTAAAAGGGCTAAAGGTGTTCAAAGATACGGTAGAAATACCATATGACGCGGAGGATGGCTATACCATCAATCCGGAAACGAACCTTGTCTCACTTCACGGCAGCTATCGCCCTACAGCAAAAACCGCGCCCAATTCCATCCGTGTCTATTCAGTGCCGGAATCTTCTTTGAGCGCTACAGTACCTGAAGGATCTACTGTTCACAAGGTTTCGATAGGGATCACCGAAATTCTGCCGGCTGTTGACGAAAATGGTCACGGTTATCTGTTTGAAAATGGAAAAGTCAAGCTTATAGGCGATGCACGGCCGGACGCAGTTTTCGGCAGACCTAGTTACGCGATGGAAGTAATTTATACCGAGCCACTCAGTATGGACCTGCCGGTAAATCCGTTACTCACAGACGACACAGCGTACTGCGATCACGAAACAGGCAGTGCACTACCAGATGCCGAAGTCGTGCCAGATTCCCAGGTAATCCGCCTAAACGGACAAGTACTCACACCAGATCAATACAACATTAGCGACAGCCGCGTTACCCTGATCAACAGCGAAGTCACCCTGGCAGTCGGCAGCAACACAATCAGCGCCGACTATCAAATCAGACAGGGAATTCACTACGCAGATAACTCCTACACCTTCCAAGTAGGCGGCAACTCAGGCAATCAACAAGTACTTAATATCGCTTCCTTTGATAACATGCTTGTGGATATGAGTGCGGTCTGTGTACGCACGGCAGAGCACGCAGCGAAAGGACTTGAAATCATCGACCGTTCCATGAACTTTATTCTCGGCGAACTAGGCAACATCGGAGCTGCTGAAAACAGCCTGACTCATATCGCGGCGAACCTTCGGATAGGCGAAGAAAGCATGACGGCAGCATTGAGCCGTATTGAGGATTTGGATGTTGCGAAAGAATTAATGAACAGTACGAAATTACAGATGTTGACGCAGGTGGGGCAGACGCTGGCCGGGCATGATAAGCAGCGTAGGGAAGGGATTTTGGGGTTGTTGAAGTGA
- a CDS encoding TRAP transporter small permease gives MAYLKFVDKLNKFFELLLATVFFIMTCLIFIQVLVRFVFTYFDFNVSVPWTEEIARYIMIWVVFLGAALSMRKDNMIQLDPLVNAMSVKSGKIVKIASLVTTAIFFIIIIVLGYDYVMRGMEQMSPVLQIPMGIAFLSIPFGAIVMVLNIIAIMVESKMMKKDIRFISTNDEELNIE, from the coding sequence ATGGCTTATCTCAAATTTGTTGATAAACTCAATAAATTCTTTGAACTATTGCTTGCAACCGTATTTTTTATCATGACTTGCTTGATTTTCATACAAGTTTTGGTCCGTTTCGTCTTTACTTATTTTGATTTTAATGTCTCTGTTCCATGGACGGAAGAGATTGCAAGATACATCATGATTTGGGTTGTTTTCTTAGGGGCAGCCTTAAGTATGAGAAAAGATAACATGATTCAATTGGATCCTCTCGTCAATGCCATGTCAGTAAAGTCAGGAAAGATCGTAAAAATAGCGTCTTTAGTTACTACTGCTATTTTCTTCATTATTATTATAGTTCTTGGTTATGATTATGTAATGCGTGGGATGGAACAAATGTCTCCAGTCCTTCAGATACCTATGGGAATCGCATTTCTTTCTATACCATTTGGAGCAATTGTAATGGTATTAAACATTATTGCAATAATGGTTGAATCTAAGATGATGAAAAAAGATATCCGTTTTATTTCCACGAACGATGAAGAATTGAATATAGAGTAG
- a CDS encoding YjjG family noncanonical pyrimidine nucleotidase — translation MSYDLLLFDLDDTLFDFDETEKHALGKTFHTFGLPNGLDAYRDTYRAISSVIWDELEQGHIAIEELKVERFRRLFAHHELQIDASHFGELYIENLGYESHLIDGVEEMISRLSEYRLAILTNGFTLAQHARIAGSPLRNTFEAIIASEETGYRKPQREIFEYTFNKLGITDPSRVLMIGDSLTSDIQGGINAGIDTCWFNRDRRENHTGIQPTYEIHSWEEFSPGRVTAICK, via the coding sequence ATGTCATACGATTTACTGCTATTCGATCTGGACGATACACTATTCGATTTTGATGAAACAGAAAAACATGCACTCGGCAAAACGTTCCACACGTTTGGGCTGCCGAACGGTTTAGATGCGTACCGTGATACATATCGCGCGATCAGCTCCGTCATCTGGGATGAGCTGGAGCAAGGACACATCGCCATTGAAGAATTAAAAGTGGAACGCTTCCGCCGGTTATTCGCACACCACGAACTTCAAATAGATGCTTCACATTTCGGTGAGCTGTACATTGAAAATCTGGGCTATGAGTCCCATTTGATCGACGGCGTCGAAGAGATGATTTCACGGCTGTCAGAGTACCGATTGGCGATCCTGACAAACGGCTTCACACTTGCCCAACACGCTCGCATAGCCGGCTCTCCTTTACGTAATACGTTTGAAGCGATCATTGCTTCCGAAGAAACAGGATACCGGAAGCCGCAGCGAGAAATTTTCGAGTATACCTTTAATAAACTTGGCATCACAGATCCTTCCCGCGTGCTGATGATCGGCGATTCCCTGACATCTGATATTCAAGGCGGAATCAACGCCGGCATCGACACTTGCTGGTTCAACCGAGACCGCCGGGAAAACCATACTGGAATTCAGCCGACATATGAAATTCATTCGTGGGAAGAATTCAGTCCGGGACGTGTAACTGCAATTTGTAAGTAA
- a CDS encoding MBL fold metallo-hydrolase translates to MYNHEIFVQGFPGKSKTHGGLGWSTITLLTNDTHNIIVDAGSFGVRKILLEKLRQKGLTFDDIDYVLLTHTHWDHSVNWTMFPNATIVIGDVDLEWALNDATQDMDIPELYIKELSHYPKTKVVGHLDEVLPGIVAHQTSGHTPGHITYTVDNGNYDLIFCGDAAKNRAELLSQEVDMTLNLEESKASIQYIWNLWEAKQDSLVIPGHDIPMKLENGVPVYVLERRADLQCWFSSTLNDVFKAKIT, encoded by the coding sequence GTGTATAATCACGAAATTTTCGTTCAAGGGTTTCCAGGGAAGTCGAAGACGCATGGCGGATTGGGATGGAGCACTATAACTTTGCTAACCAATGATACACATAACATTATCGTGGATGCCGGGAGTTTCGGCGTTAGAAAAATACTGCTGGAAAAGCTCAGGCAAAAGGGGCTGACTTTTGATGATATCGATTATGTTTTGCTCACTCATACTCATTGGGATCACAGTGTAAATTGGACGATGTTTCCAAATGCAACCATCGTAATCGGTGATGTGGATTTAGAATGGGCATTGAATGATGCTACTCAAGACATGGATATACCCGAGCTTTATATTAAGGAACTCAGTCACTATCCCAAAACAAAAGTTGTCGGTCACTTAGACGAGGTACTGCCAGGCATCGTAGCTCATCAAACGAGCGGCCATACGCCAGGACATATTACGTATACAGTGGACAACGGAAATTATGATCTGATTTTTTGTGGGGATGCTGCTAAAAATAGAGCTGAGCTTTTATCGCAAGAAGTAGATATGACGTTGAATTTGGAGGAGAGTAAAGCTTCGATTCAATATATATGGAATTTGTGGGAGGCAAAGCAAGATAGTCTGGTTATTCCCGGCCATGATATTCCGATGAAATTGGAAAACGGTGTCCCGGTTTATGTATTAGAAAGACGTGCTGATTTACAATGTTGGTTTTCGAGTACATTGAATGATGTATTCAAGGCAAAGATCACGTAA
- a CDS encoding D-glycerate dehydrogenase — protein MKVLKKVVVYQEMSETLLKQLSDQFIVSYHPDITKLSDSFYDDLRTADGIIGSKLIINKPFIQKALNIKIVSSISAGYDNIDVDYLTSKNIMLTNTPGVLADSVVDTIFALMLAAARRVPELDNFVKEGEWKHQRISSNLYGLDVHHKVLGIVGMGGIGKTLARRAKYGFDMNVIYYNRKQDKDAERKLGVTYMPYNELLSRADYIVVLVPLTNDTYKMIGEEAFFYMKSSAIFINCSRGDVVDEEELIKALTSRKIFAAGLDVYSKEPLPSDSRLLKLSNVITLPHVGSSTQETKDKMIGLAIENLIDGLNGKLPKNLINAEVVDRKL, from the coding sequence GTGAAAGTTCTGAAGAAAGTAGTTGTATATCAAGAAATGTCAGAGACCTTATTGAAACAGTTAAGTGACCAATTTATTGTAAGTTATCATCCGGATATTACGAAGTTGTCGGATTCCTTTTATGATGATCTGCGGACTGCTGATGGCATCATTGGATCAAAGCTGATAATCAATAAACCATTTATTCAAAAGGCTCTTAACATAAAAATAGTTTCTAGTATCTCTGCTGGATACGATAATATCGATGTAGATTATTTAACATCAAAAAATATAATGTTGACTAATACTCCGGGGGTTTTGGCAGATAGCGTTGTCGACACCATTTTTGCTTTAATGCTTGCTGCAGCCAGACGGGTTCCAGAGCTAGACAACTTTGTAAAAGAAGGTGAGTGGAAACACCAAAGAATCTCTTCCAATTTATATGGTTTGGATGTACACCATAAGGTATTAGGCATTGTAGGGATGGGTGGAATCGGCAAGACGCTTGCCCGCAGAGCGAAATACGGATTTGATATGAATGTAATATACTATAATCGTAAACAAGATAAGGATGCGGAAAGAAAATTAGGAGTTACATATATGCCGTATAATGAATTATTGAGCAGGGCAGACTATATAGTCGTTTTGGTGCCTTTAACAAACGATACGTATAAAATGATTGGGGAAGAAGCATTCTTTTATATGAAAAGCTCCGCAATTTTCATAAACTGTTCAAGAGGAGATGTCGTGGACGAAGAGGAATTAATTAAGGCATTAACTAGCAGAAAAATATTTGCTGCTGGGTTAGATGTTTATAGTAAAGAGCCTTTGCCCAGCGATAGCAGACTCCTGAAACTTTCCAATGTGATTACACTTCCGCACGTTGGATCTTCTACTCAAGAAACAAAGGACAAAATGATCGGCCTGGCAATTGAAAACTTGATAGACGGATTAAACGGTAAACTCCCTAAAAATTTGATCAATGCCGAGGTAGTAGACCGCAAATTATAA
- a CDS encoding gamma-glutamyl-gamma-aminobutyrate hydrolase family protein, translating to MKPLIGVTSDIDQNGDTLVQTRYIQAVRQAGGVPVVLPVGLEATEEVCERLDGLLLIGGEDIDPYLYGEEPHRQLGKVLPERDESELALINTMAVQDKAVFGICRGYQLINVAFGGTIYQDMYAQLSEDLLQHHQLTDLDFAFHSIDMVGDSKLAEWAGTSEVRVNSLHHQAVKEVQAPLVVTAVAKDGVIEAIESTAHRFVVGVQWHPEAMVKRGDRLSLKLFEQFIEAASGKR from the coding sequence ATGAAACCATTAATCGGTGTTACATCAGATATAGATCAGAACGGAGATACACTCGTTCAGACGAGATACATACAAGCAGTTCGTCAAGCGGGCGGCGTACCAGTCGTTTTGCCTGTAGGGCTTGAAGCAACGGAAGAAGTTTGCGAACGGCTGGATGGCCTATTGCTGATTGGCGGGGAAGATATTGATCCGTACTTGTATGGTGAAGAACCTCATCGGCAGCTTGGGAAAGTATTGCCTGAGCGGGATGAGTCAGAACTTGCGCTAATTAACACGATGGCAGTGCAGGACAAGGCGGTGTTTGGAATTTGCAGGGGCTATCAGCTGATCAATGTCGCGTTTGGCGGAACTATTTATCAGGATATGTATGCGCAGCTGTCAGAAGATCTGTTGCAGCATCATCAGCTGACGGACCTGGACTTTGCATTTCACTCCATTGATATGGTGGGAGACAGCAAGCTGGCAGAGTGGGCAGGAACTTCCGAAGTCCGTGTGAATTCATTGCATCACCAAGCTGTGAAGGAAGTGCAGGCTCCGCTCGTTGTAACGGCGGTTGCGAAGGATGGTGTCATCGAAGCAATTGAGAGTACAGCGCACCGTTTTGTAGTAGGCGTTCAGTGGCACCCTGAAGCGATGGTGAAGAGGGGAGATCGTTTGTCGCTGAAGCTGTTTGAGCAGTTTATTGAGGCGGCAAGCGGGAAAAGGTAA
- a CDS encoding TRAP transporter substrate-binding protein has translation MLKRNAKFIFLFSIITSLFLAACSGNDDNASAEGGKTKKIEFTAGHTLTPDSARHKAMEKFKEALEEKSDGTMTLKLFPQSQLGGEVEMQEAAQSGNQDIVFTSSSTLVNLAPEFSVLDLPYIFNDMDHANKALRSDAGTQLLDLLPDHQLVGLGYLEAVERNIFSNKPIKKAADIKGMKNRVIQSPVYVKTYKALGSQPTPMAYSELYTALQQGVVDGGDASADQFVLDKFVEVSDYYNITKMNYIPMVGIMSKSVWDGLTEEQQEIVQSSFDVASEFAPEEFERQVNSFLEEMKEKGIEVIEPDIDSFKEATEQVKTKILKDIPSGNDLYEAFQNVE, from the coding sequence ATGCTAAAAAGAAACGCTAAATTCATTTTTCTTTTTTCTATTATTACTAGTCTGTTCTTAGCGGCTTGCAGCGGTAATGACGACAATGCTTCGGCAGAAGGCGGTAAAACAAAAAAAATTGAGTTTACTGCTGGTCATACTTTGACACCAGACAGTGCCAGACATAAGGCAATGGAGAAATTTAAAGAAGCTTTAGAAGAAAAGTCAGATGGAACAATGACATTGAAGCTATTCCCGCAATCTCAATTGGGCGGGGAAGTAGAAATGCAAGAGGCAGCTCAGTCTGGTAATCAGGATATCGTTTTTACTTCTTCTTCCACACTTGTTAATCTAGCGCCAGAATTTAGTGTATTAGACTTACCATATATTTTTAATGATATGGATCACGCAAACAAAGCTCTTCGTTCAGATGCAGGAACACAATTACTGGACTTATTGCCTGACCACCAGCTAGTAGGATTAGGTTATCTGGAAGCAGTGGAAAGAAATATTTTCAGTAATAAGCCAATCAAAAAAGCGGCGGATATAAAAGGCATGAAAAACCGTGTAATTCAATCTCCAGTATATGTGAAAACTTATAAAGCATTGGGCTCACAACCAACACCAATGGCTTACTCCGAGCTTTATACGGCACTGCAGCAAGGAGTTGTCGATGGCGGCGATGCTTCAGCCGATCAATTTGTCTTGGATAAGTTCGTAGAAGTTTCAGACTACTACAATATAACAAAGATGAATTACATTCCAATGGTAGGGATTATGTCAAAATCAGTATGGGATGGTTTAACAGAAGAACAGCAGGAAATTGTTCAATCGTCATTCGATGTAGCATCTGAATTTGCGCCTGAAGAATTTGAAAGACAAGTGAATTCATTCTTAGAAGAGATGAAAGAAAAGGGCATTGAAGTAATTGAACCAGATATCGATTCTTTTAAAGAAGCAACTGAACAAGTTAAAACTAAGATTTTAAAAGACATTCCAAGCGGAAACGATCTTTACGAAGCATTTCAGAATGTAGAATAA
- a CDS encoding choline kinase family protein, which produces MFPIEELTYIKRLGGLTNLNFLVAHKGQKYVLRFPAHEFEDIINRHHEKANQQIAAEIGVTVGNAVFTDEGIKMTPYYDATADLTRDLMGTAEYLEKIAGVLSALHSSNKEFPNRFDYWGEVEKYKITLAEIPSLYVLLEERLRKLMQGERQEYVPCHMDSVTANFIQNDARQLLLIDWEYSANYLPEWDLAAFILERELSEEQEQVLLDYYGLPASLKPSLELQKLKSDFLWSLWSLVKEKEDPSFEQYTAKRTERLIEGLEQYYRVYGN; this is translated from the coding sequence ATGTTTCCAATCGAAGAACTAACCTACATAAAAAGACTGGGCGGTCTCACCAACCTAAACTTTCTCGTCGCACACAAAGGACAAAAATACGTCCTGCGTTTCCCGGCCCACGAGTTTGAAGACATTATTAACCGCCACCATGAAAAAGCCAACCAGCAAATTGCGGCTGAAATTGGGGTGACGGTTGGCAATGCGGTGTTTACCGATGAAGGCATTAAAATGACTCCGTATTACGATGCGACGGCTGATTTAACGCGGGATCTGATGGGGACGGCGGAGTATTTGGAGAAGATTGCGGGTGTGTTGTCTGCGCTTCATTCGTCGAACAAGGAGTTTCCAAATCGTTTTGATTATTGGGGAGAAGTGGAGAAGTATAAAATTACGTTAGCTGAAATCCCTTCGCTGTATGTACTGCTGGAAGAGCGATTGAGGAAGCTGATGCAAGGGGAGCGGCAGGAGTATGTGCCGTGTCATATGGATTCGGTGACGGCTAATTTTATTCAAAATGATGCAAGGCAGCTGCTGCTGATCGACTGGGAGTACAGTGCGAACTATTTGCCTGAGTGGGATTTGGCGGCGTTTATTTTGGAACGCGAGTTAAGTGAGGAGCAAGAGCAAGTGCTGCTCGATTATTATGGTTTGCCCGCATCTTTGAAACCGTCGCTTGAGCTGCAAAAGTTGAAGTCAGATTTCCTTTGGTCGTTATGGTCACTTGTTAAAGAGAAGGAAGATCCTTCGTTTGAACAGTATACAGCGAAGCGGACAGAGCGCCTGATTGAAGGGTTAGAGCAATATTACCGTGTGTATGGGAATTGA
- a CDS encoding SDR family NAD(P)-dependent oxidoreductase: MKQQDNQRVIITGGSKGLGRGVCLSLAAQGASIVIADIDKEAGLKCEKEIIDQGGNALFVNTDVSSMEDIENLFDKADEFLGGVDVLVNNAGIAHGPNSERHFLKTDYTMWDRLMKVHLYGMFMCSQMAAVRMVEQGTGGNIINMSSGGATQAHRNRVAYDTTKGAIEAATRAMALDLAPKSIRVNSVMPGAMEVEERTSVGEESSPGDVIPLGRLGLPEDVGSAVKFLISPEASYITGHVLVVDGGLTAQLRPPKMDADVKSEFEQFSK; encoded by the coding sequence ATGAAACAACAAGACAATCAGCGAGTAATAATTACAGGTGGATCAAAAGGTTTGGGGCGCGGAGTTTGTCTTTCCTTGGCTGCTCAAGGTGCTTCAATTGTAATCGCGGATATTGATAAGGAAGCAGGATTGAAGTGTGAAAAAGAAATAATAGATCAGGGCGGAAATGCATTATTCGTAAATACTGATGTTTCTTCCATGGAAGATATCGAAAACCTATTTGATAAAGCAGATGAATTTTTAGGCGGCGTAGATGTTCTGGTAAATAACGCCGGTATAGCGCATGGTCCCAACTCTGAACGACACTTTTTGAAAACAGATTATACGATGTGGGACCGTTTAATGAAAGTGCATTTGTATGGCATGTTCATGTGCAGTCAAATGGCAGCTGTTCGCATGGTTGAACAAGGGACAGGCGGAAACATTATTAATATGAGTTCCGGAGGCGCTACGCAAGCTCATAGAAATCGCGTTGCGTATGACACAACTAAAGGTGCTATCGAAGCAGCTACTAGGGCTATGGCATTGGATTTGGCACCAAAGTCTATCCGTGTCAATTCAGTTATGCCAGGCGCTATGGAGGTAGAAGAACGAACTTCAGTAGGAGAAGAATCTTCACCTGGAGATGTTATACCACTTGGAAGACTTGGTTTGCCTGAAGACGTAGGAAGCGCAGTGAAGTTTTTAATTTCACCAGAAGCGTCTTACATAACTGGCCATGTTCTAGTAGTAGACGGAGGACTTACAGCACAGCTGCGTCCGCCAAAAATGGATGCAGATGTAAAAAGTGAATTTGAACAATTCTCAAAATAA